TATAGACAAGTTAAAGAGCCGGACTGCAATCTTCATACTACCTACAACTGGGGGATATTTGAGAGAATACCGGGATATATGCAGGGAAATATCGAGACGAACGAGAAACTGTTGGCATATGTAAAGTTTAAGCGAAACGGAAATTTAGCAACTTATACAAGCATCCTAGGTCATGGCGATTATTTGAAAGAGGGCATTATGTATAACTTGCATCTCAGCATCATGCAGTGGGTACAAGAACTGACTTTAGAAAAAGACCCTCTTGAATATATTCTTTATGGGGCAATAGATTCAGGGAACGAAGGACTGCAGCAATGGAAAAAGAGAATGCTATTTGTAGAAAAGTTTTTATTGCTTTCCAGAGAAAAGTAGAGATCCAGATGAAATTGAGTTACAAGAATGAGGAGTGAAAAGTAAATGCAAAAAACATTTGATTCACAACCAATATTTATAGGGGGAGATGGCAGATCTGGAACCACATTACTTAGTGTTATTTTGGATTCTCACCCTGAACTGGCGGTTGGACCAGAACTTCACTTTAACGGGCCGGAAAACTTGGGGGAGTATGTGGAGGACTGCCTGGAGCTTTTAATAGCAGAAGATCCGAGGGTTTTCGGCAAAGGATTAAAAGAAAACAAACACTATAAGCTGGGCACTCAATTTGCCAAAAGATGCCATCGGTTTGGATTGGAATTTGATGAACTTAGAGAATTGATTATCAATTTAAAAAATCAAACCAATATCTCTTTTGCAAAATTTGAAGAAAGATGTGTTTTAGTGAATGCAATTGGCGAAAAGATCGCTAACAAACGAAGGAAAAAAACTTGGGGAATTAAAATAATGCGTGAAATTAAAGGTTTAAGCAAATATGGGAAAATATGGCCAAACGCACATTTCATTCATATTATCAGAGATGGTCGTGATGTGACGGCTTCTCAAATGAAAGAGCATGAAACGTGGGGTTATGGAGACGTTCAGGAAGCGGCAAAAAGCTGGGTAAGTATCATCGAAAAAGCAAGAAAAAATGGAAGAGCATATAACTACTATGAAATTAAGTATGAAGATATTGTGCTACGTCCTGAAGATACACTTAAGCAGTTAATGAAAGAAATGAGTTTACCTTGGGACGACGCACTGTTGAAGCACAACGAGATTGACCACTCAATTTACAAAAATCCCTATAATCATGCGAGTATTGACTCGATCGTAAAACCGATTAATGAATCGGCGGTGGGCCGGCATAAGAGAGATCTTACGATCGAACAAATACAAGCATTCAATAAAATAGCTCGTAAGATGTTAAAGGAGCTTCGGTATGAAGTCGAATGATACAGTGCTTGTAAAAATAGATGATGAGCAAACGAAAACAAGATTAATAGAACCTTTTTTAGATAGTGCAAAATGCGCTAAAGACAAAATATGCTTATGGCACCAGGAAGAAATGAAAAAAAAACTCATTGACAAAAAATATATTAGCGTAACTGAAGAAGGGGTCTTCCCGGAGCAAATACAAATGGCACTGATTAATTTGGAAGAATTCGGCGATTTTGAAGAATATTTAAGTGAATCCAAGAAAAAGCACAAGGGTAGCTCGGTAAGACATGCTAAAAAATCAAGTCGGGAAGGCTACTATTGCAAGCCCTTTAACTACAGTTTATTTATTCCGGATATCGTTGAGATTAATCATTCAAAAGAAATTCGGTGCGGAAGAAAAATGAGTGATTCATATAGACGGAGCATAGATGAGTTAGGTGGTGCTCCACAGAATTTCTTTGAGTTTCAATGGCCGAAGTGTCCGGTTCATTATGACCTTTGGTGGGGTGTATTTGAAGAAAGAAAAGGATACGAGCAAGGGGAAGTCATAACAGGAGAAAAACTGCTTGCGTACATCAGATTGCGTAGGAACGGTAACTATGCATTATATGGTCAAATTCTTGGGCACGGAGACTATTTGAACAAAGGAATCATGTACTATCTTCATTTTCATATAATGGAATGGCTTCTAACAAGCAAAAGTTCACATGCAATGGACATTCAGTATCTGTGTTACGCAGGTTATAATCAGGGAGGAGATGGTCTGAAACTATGGAAGAAAAAAACCCTGTTCACTCCTGCATATCTAACAATAGAAAAGAAAAATATAATGATGCAGGAATCGTAAACCCGATTTTTATTGGGGGAGATGGGCGATCGGGTACAACACTATTGTCGCTTATCCTGAACTCTCATAGCCAATTGGCGGTTGGTCCTGAACTTCATTTTAGAGGACCGGAAAACCTGGGATCGTATATACTGGAGTGCATCGATCTGTGGAACGCTCTGGATGGTGATTATCAAGAATTAAAAAAAGACAAACACTATAAAAATGCTGTTAATTTTATTATCAGGAGTATACGATACGGGATAGACATACA
This region of Tindallia magadiensis genomic DNA includes:
- a CDS encoding sulfotransferase family protein, with protein sequence MQKTFDSQPIFIGGDGRSGTTLLSVILDSHPELAVGPELHFNGPENLGEYVEDCLELLIAEDPRVFGKGLKENKHYKLGTQFAKRCHRFGLEFDELRELIINLKNQTNISFAKFEERCVLVNAIGEKIANKRRKKTWGIKIMREIKGLSKYGKIWPNAHFIHIIRDGRDVTASQMKEHETWGYGDVQEAAKSWVSIIEKARKNGRAYNYYEIKYEDIVLRPEDTLKQLMKEMSLPWDDALLKHNEIDHSIYKNPYNHASIDSIVKPINESAVGRHKRDLTIEQIQAFNKIARKMLKELRYEVE